A genomic window from Triticum urartu cultivar G1812 chromosome 7, Tu2.1, whole genome shotgun sequence includes:
- the LOC125522829 gene encoding berberine bridge enzyme-like Cyn d 4: protein MAVSTRMALLLTLCVLGCCVFAPSLAASGDFLQCLSSSVPSERVFTPSSPSFTSVLVSSIRNPKFFTPATVRPLCIVTPTNASHVQAAVLCGRRHDVRVRVRSGGHDYEGLSYRSERPEVFAVVDLANLRAVRVDRVAATAWVDSGATVGELYYAVAKAAPGLAFPAGVCSTMGLGGHFSGGGMGMMMRKYGLSIDNVLDATLVDANGRLLDKEAMGSDLFWAIRGGGGGNFGIVLSWKIRLVPVPSTVTFSNIQKTIDQGAASAVTKWQTLAPALPEDLSIRVIVQNQQALFQTLYLGGCSALVRAMSSLFPELGMTRADCREMSWLQSTVYINSGDIKTPVETLLNRTTSLSTFTKNKSDYVKQAITKDTWDKIFPWFNGSAAGLMILEPHGGRVGSIADADTPYPHRSGVLYNIQYVAFWTGNGTDGPDWISGLYNFMEPFVSKSPRGAYVNYRDLDIGENTVVGGVTSYDSGKVWGESYFGGNFERLAITKGKVDAGDYFRNEQSVPPLLSRK, encoded by the coding sequence ATGGCGGTTTCCACACGCATGGCACTCCTGCTCACCCTTTGCGTCCTCGGTTGCTGCGTGTTCGCCCCGTCCTTGGCTGCCTCCGGCGACTTCCTCCAGTGCCTCTCGTCGAGCGTCCCCAGCGAGCGCGTGTTCACGCCGAGCTCGCCGTCGTTCACTTCGGTCCTGGTGTCGTCGATCCGGAACCCCAAGTTCTTCACCCCGGCCACGGTGAGGCCGCTCTGCATCGTGACGCCCACCAACGCGTCCCACGTCCAGGCCGCGGTGCTCTGCGGCCGCCGCCACGACGTGCGCGTCCGCGTGCGCAGCGGCGGGCACGACTACGAGGGGCTCTCTTACCGGTCCGAGCGCCCCGAGGTGTTCGCGGTGGTCGACCTCGCCAACCTCCGCGCCGTGCGCGTCGACCGCGTCGCGGCCACCGCGTGGGTGGACTCGGGCGCGACGGTCGGGGAGCTGTACTACGCCGTCGCGAAGGCGGCGCCCGGGCTCGCGTTCCCGGCCGGCGTGTGCTCGACCATGGGCCTGGGCGGCCACTTCAGCGGCGGCGGCATGGGCATGATGATGCGCAAGTACGGCCTCTCCATCGACAACGTCCTCGACGCCACGCTGGTCGACGCCAACGGGAGGCTCCTGGACAAGGAGGCCATGGGGAGCGACCTCTTCTGGGCCatccgcggcggcggcggcgggaacTTCGGCATCGTGCTGTCGTGGAAGATCAGGCTGGTACCTGTCCCGTCGACGGTGACGTTCTCCAACATCCAAAAGACCATTGACCAGGGCGCGGCCAGCGCCGTGACCAAATGGCAAACGCTCGCGCCGGCCCTCCCCGAGGACCTCAGCATACGGGTGATCGTGCAGAACCAGCAGGCCCTCTTCCAGACCCTGTATCTCGGCGGCTGCAGCGCGCTGGTGCGCGCGATGAGCAGCCTGTTCCCGGAGCTCGGCATGACGCGCGCCGACTGCCGGGAGATGAGCTGGCTGCAGTCCACGGTCTACATCAACTCCGGCGACATCAAGACGCCGGTGGAGACGCTCCTCAACCGGACGACCAGCCTGAGCACGTTCACCAAGAACAAGTCCGACTACGTCAAGCAAGCCATCACAAAGGACACGTGGGACAAGATCTTCCCCTGGTTCAACGGCTCCGCCGCGGGGCTCATGATCCTGGAGCCTCACGGCGGAAGGGTCGGCAGCATCGCCGATGCGGACACGCCATACCCTCACCGGAGCGGCGTGCTCTACAACATCCAGTACGTCGCGTTCTGGACGGGCAACGGCACGGACGGGCCGGACTGGATCAGCGGTCTGTACAACTTCATGGAGCCGTTCGTTAGCAAGAGCCCGAGGGGCGCGTACGTGAACTACCGGGACCTGGACATCGGGGAGAACACGGTGGTCGGCGGTGTCACGAGCTACGACAGCGGCAAGGTGTGGGGTGAGAGTTACTTCGGAGGCAACTTCGAGAGACTCGCCATCACCAAGGGGAAGGTGGACGCCGGCGACTACTTCAGAAACGAGCAGAGCGTTCCGCCACTTCTCTCGAGGAAGTGA